The genomic region atatgGCCGCACAAAGACCAaaataataaaccaaaaaaaaaaaaaaaaaacacgctgtaAGAATCTGCGAAACAGTGAGGCCACGAAAGATGAACTTgtaataaacgagggaacactgtagacTCGTATGCTGTTTGTCCTCACAAGTTAAACCAATGATTCTCAAATTGTGGTGCCCTCTAGTGGTAATTGTAATTGTGTGCAGAAATGCCAACTAGCTTGTAGCAGTGATGGTGAAATTAAGCTCCACGAACTGCTtgctgtatttatattttttattttttattttttgttcctcTGGATGACTACTACGACGAATCATTCTACTTAGTATTGAGGACGAGTATACTACTAGTAAACGGACCTCAACACGGCTATCAAATCAATTCTCAAAAGGCACACAATCAACTATTTTTTGCAGTGATGTCAGAAATTCACAGCGAAAATCCAGCCCAAGTCATGTCATCCCTTGGGAGGCTTGTGGTAACATTTTGAAGCACAGACTGGCCTTGATCAGCAACGCAGCTCTTCTCCACCCTTGTGGCAAAACATCACTTTGCCTTGTCGCGTCGAGCTGCAGCTCCCCCCATAGACAAACAGCACATGAACTGGGCTCGTCATCCACCTTGATcatgtttggttttatttatcaTACGAATTCACTGTGTTTTGTCAACACGAGACGGTACAACAAGCCGCAACTTATTTAAGAGCATGTGGCTTCTTCGCTAAATGTCGTCTTTAAAGTTGGCAGCCTGAGAGGGATTTGTTTGCATTCCTTTACAACTATATGCTGaaacaatatttattataattaatatttattattacctTTGTAAAAAGAGAATATTTggcacagttttttttatttggcattGTGTAAATGGTCATGAAGGCGTGGCTACTCAGCGTATACTAAAAAGTTCAGTATTCTCCACAAATTGAAACATACACATGgcttgtgtccaaattcacaaggctgggtcctccgaaggccgaatttgtcggctgcatgacgtcactcccggcgcgACTCGACAACACGCACAggcgtttgatttttttatttgttgcccttttgtcttttatttgaaATGGAAATGCCCTATGCTCTACTgttaaagaagaaaagaaaagaaaaaatgaaaaaaaaaaaacttacatatGAATGCATTGTCAATGTTGCCTGTCTGTAGTGCATTGACTGGCAGTCCGTGTTGTCGAGTCGCgcagggagtgacgtcatgcaaccGACAAATTCGGacgacccagccttgtgaatttggacacaggcacTGAGAGAAGTTGGAGAAGCCATATTGAATGTGGCCACTAGATGTCACATTTGACACGTTTTGAATTGTGAACTACGACACTGCACCACACCAGTCTTCTGACGAATTTACAGTTCGAAATGTAAGGGTCCTTCCATGACGATATTGCACATTATTCATCACTGCTGTAAGCACAATCTGATGTcaatgttgagatttttttttttttttttttttttactttataataaaacaaatcttGATCTGTTGACTTCATTATTTCTATGGACAGTTACTATGACATGAGCTAACAGCACCATGCATTTTTGCGGGATTATATAACAATTATCAGTGGTACTACGACTATCGATTCATGTCATCCATACAACCATTTTCCCAAACCGCGTATCCGCATTTTAGGGTCgcgggtaataataataataataataataataataaaaacacaaatgataataataacacaaGCATTTCAACTGATAAAACAACACGAATCCAAACTGACAGaaacaaatagttttattttaaaaatatttcactgCTGATACAATACACTCATCATACTCATATATTTGCATAAAGTATACTCTTAACATAATATTTATAGTTTGATACATTATTGTCCGGTGAGGGACAGGACATCGATATGGGGAATACGTTATTGTAGTGTCTAGCGTTTAAAACACAGAGAAAAAGCACTACAACAGACAATAAGTGGACGACCTCATAAGCTGCTGACTGACCGTTTTTGTCTGTCACACTCGGAATGGGGGGTGTGCTAACAATATTTTCACTCAGTGCTATCCAATTACAAAGACAGACTTAGAAGAACAAATAATACCTGCCCATATGGAGAGAGCGAGTAGCTTcagtgtcatttaaaaaaaaaaatcactttaggtagtaaaatattgtgataagaGCCGCTTACCACTCATTGGAagaacaagaaagaaaaaaaaaaaagttttgctctTCCTCCAACGCTGGACACTGAAACAACTATTTGAAAGTATCTTAAAAACTTACATGACTTAAAGCTCGACTTGGTTTATTCAAAGAATGCTGCGTTCTTTAAACTGAGCTAACCTTGAACAGCCAAAACATCATGACCACTTGCACAACACTTTACGACGATAtccaataaaaattaaaacatcttTTTAGATCCAACTATAGTATACTACAGTTGGATCtaaaaagttgttttaattTGTAAGCAGTCAGAGAGGTAGATCAAACACTATTTTTGTAGACTATACTGCAACATATTAAAAGCTGTGTATTTGTGCAAGTGGTCATAATATTGTGGCTTTTTGGGATTAAATCTAGTGCACTTGGATTGCGAGGAACCAAAaatttcagttttctttttcagGGTAAATGAGATTTTCTGGGTTATTTTACTTTTCAGCCTATATTCTTACACAAaaacagtattatttttttttccccctcagaaTTCATAAGCAGCCAAAAGGACACCAAATATTAGACCTGATGGTCACTGGATGTTTGAGTAGCATTTTGTGGATCagtctttcttttcttcttctttttttcccccattcgttttgaaaacacttttttgtaAAACCTTTCAAAATTTGGTccaatttccttttgttttctaTTGATTTTTataattcttttattttttctttatttacctCAGATAAGATAAGATTTGCTTTCATTATTCTTTGAAAATTGCTACTAGAAATGTGCATCCATTTTGAGTGGTGCTGCTTTGCCCTACACATGTTTTCAAACACTTTTCCATGTACACGACCTTTTTGGATGTACTCAAGCGCTGTACTGTACTGTCTCCATACGGGCAGGCGGCGAGCTCCGCTAAAGCTCCAAATCACACGGCTCGTTAGCAGCGTCAGGTGACAAGGTCACGTTGACATTTCGTTATCACCGACGGGATCGCACACTAAAATCAACAACAGACATTAAAGACCTTCCAAGACTTCGCCGTTAAATATTCAGTAGCAATATTATTTCTTATTACAGTTTTACACTGATGCACTTGAATCTtggtttttagttattttttttatttttcaatttttttattgtccAGTCTATGAAAAAAGAGTTAGGTTacagtggggtttttttgttttgtttttttgccagttTCCACTTATCAAGTGCTAAATAGaccaaatttaattttttttccccctgcattAAAATATACCTTGAGGGGTGCACAAAAGAATATTTGGGCCACACTGAAAAACAATGAGAAGAAACTCAAATGTTACAAGCATAAAGTTGTAATTTAACAGGAAAAACTGCAATACTGGAACACATTTGCAAAATCATGCTAACAAATTTGTAATGTTACAAGCCGTAAGTTGTAATATGAAGAAAATGATTTTATGAGAATATTTTGTTTCCATATGGGAATCCTCACGGCCAATTTGTCCTAAATATTCaggtaaaatacaatttatattcacaaaatatttttctttcctCAAAAAATTCCATTACGTTAATATTGAAacttattttcttccaaaaataatTCATACAGATAGATATACATATAGACTTTTATACTCCTAGAAgcataacttcttttttttttttttctattaaaaaaataaaataaaaaaaataaaaataaaaaattcctgaCAAAATATGACTATATACTTTCAAGAATAAAGTAATTCTGTTTGGGggcaaaaatacacacaaaaaagcactaataataatataatgaacGTCAACTTTGTTCtcataaaattatataaaaaaaaaatgtttacaaattttCCAGGAAATAACTTGATACTTTAACATTACAtctttatttctccccccagaAAAGAGCTAAATTaaatagactaagtgcaatttctcgagaaattgcgtgggaatgctgaaagctgaatgcttatgctGTAAATtagaagataaattatgtgaaaattacaaagttttaattgaagttgaaagatacatgaattaaaaagaactgagcagtatcaccgagctggtaatgatgatcagttgtatgtatggaagtgggtgtggaaagtgggacttagaaaaagttcaacgtaagtcccattgaaaatgaatgggaaaaagttgatatttaacgtcaaattgtgcgagtactgtaagtaacgtggaatcagatgatatatacctcggaatgtgtgaatatttcaagcaagttgaaatttgaacggtgtaaatcggaagtattatgtgggagttgtttttcggcaaaaaagtgaggagaataaaaatccgaataacatatgtgggatgctttcagcattcccacaataatcgtACAACTTCTTTTCAGTGTGGCCCTAACACTCATTTGTTAATAGATGTGCCCTAtctccttatttaaaaaaaggaaacattgGGGTTGGATTAGTGGCTCTGCTTTTTTTGGGTTCAGATTTACAGTGTGTAGCCATCAGGTCTTTCATTAGTTTAGTGACTGGTGTTAAaggttttattgtttgtttgtttttttatgtccgAGTTTGATGCTAATTAGCTTGCCAGGAAGTCTTTGCCTGAACAAAGTGTGCAAATGTCAAACTGAATGATGAGAGCACTGTTTGTCCGTTTTTGGACATTGCAAAATGTGTGGGCagagtgtgtgagtgtgagtctTCAACACACCAGGCTACTGCTTTCGTCACATCTGAACAACTTCTTTGTTTGCTTGTGGAAGAGTTACAAGAgggccacaatgttttttttagtttggttttttttcctccatcagGATTGGCAGCTAAAATTTGCATAAGAAAAACACGGTTCAGCTTCAAAAGGTCCACTAAGTACAACTttttagattgttttttttttttttttaaacgagccaTTCAAATCCAGACACAATCCGCAATTGAACAAGTGGAATTTCTAGTAGGAAACAACAGCTGGACATCATCTTCGGATATACGGACAACTGGAATACACCTTCATGTGGAATTCTTGGAGTCAAGTGTCTCCATTGCAACGATCCAGAGGTGAACTGTTGTCCCCATGTCAACTAAAACGCCACATTGTACGCTCGGAGACTAATATCGCCTGTGAGCGTCGAAGCGCTGCCTGTTTCCGAGCAGCTGATTGAGAGGCCCGGAGCCAGTGTTGGAAAGACGACAGCACTGCTAGCCTAACGTCACTGCTCTATTTGGAGAAAAGTCCAAGTGTGGAAGTAACTACCACTGCAAAAGTGCTCATTCTTTACATCTGTTATGAAAACGCCTCATTTTGGTTTCACCTTGAAGCGCATCTTATGCTGAAAATCTCCATTTCCATTTCATTAAGAATGACACTTTTGCAGTGTCGTTGGCAACAGAGTGTGGGAAACTGCAAAGGAAATTTAACAGGAAAGCCAACTCTCTACCGGGCGGCTCTGGTGCAGTGAgggggtctctctctctctctctcgctctctgcaTGCCGGCCTTCAGCTTCCTCACAAAGGCCAAGGCAGATCGCTGAAGTCCACGGGGCCGCCTAAGCCGGCATCTGCCTCCAGGAGGGACATGATGACGGCCATGGCCGCCTCGTCGTTgctggggctgctggagccGGGCTCGTCCATGATGTCGATACTCAGGTGGGAGTTGTCGCCTGAATTGAGGGATGCGAAAGGCGGTTAGAGTGACTGAGGGTGTACatttaaatgggaagtcaacaaaaacatttgcttcagaataatatgttttatgagtccccactggtctaaacacagattaatgttatgtttgtggaatttgaacTAAAGTGGAAGGCAACCCAAAAAAGCTTTCTTGGCAATAGtatgttttatgcagccccactaatctaaatatGGTAATCTGGGAAGTCCACCCCCCATccccaaagaaaaacaaaaaatcttgacaataatattttatatatatgacctcattctgattaatattacatttgtggaatatgaattataaAGCAAAATTCAGCTGTTCTTATCcagctcagggggcggccattttgcggccatgacatcacagttgctcaggtaacaaccaatcacagcgcagcttcagaaacaggtgtgctgtgattggtcaatgcctgaagaactgtgatgtcatcttcagtcgacagcaagtggcaaaatggctgccccatgcgatggacaaaaaaaggttgcattttgcttcataacacattccacaaatgtaataataatcagaatgtcatgtttagactagtgaggacacatataacatattattgtcaagaaatgtttagtgttgacttccactttaagcagcaaagtccagcagttttttgtttttttttatcaatatcagaaggcggccattttgccacttgtcgagtgaaaatgacatcacagttgctcagctctgaggtaacaaccaatcacagctcaccttcaggaaacaggtgagctgtgattggtagttgcctgaggaactgtgatgtcatcttcagtcgacagcaagtggcaaaatggctgctccgTACGATGGACAAAAAAGGctgcattttgcttcataacacatcccacaaatgtaatattaatcagaatgtcatgtttagactagtgaggtcacatagaacatattattgccaTGAAATGTTTAGGTCGACCTCAtctttaagcagcaaaatctagccatttttatccaattaagaaaggcggccattttgccacttgttgtcaatTGAAAaaggcatcacagttgctttgGGCTCAcgaaacaaccaatcatggctcagctttagaaaacagAGATatctaagaaaaaaataatttaattatacaATCTCAGCGTGTTGGGCAATATCATATCACCCTCTACTGTTGACAGAAACATCACAATTACATCATCACACGTTCACATCCACTATACAGCATACGTTGTGCCATGTGACCAAACCCTGAAAACAGGTTAGCGGACTTCTTGTGTATGCTGCGATAACTATCAAATAATTGACAATAATTAATGACATGATAGTTTCAACTAAATTTTAGAAGGTTTGGTTTCAAACCTCTGAGAGAGtttcttattccacaaacacaatcttAACCAGAATACTCTGTATTGACGGCAGGCGGACGGACAGCTGTCTTGCCGGCTTATTGTGTGAAAGCTTCTGTGCATTTGAGTCCAAGATCCCACCTTAAACCCTCCCAGTTTTTGCTGTAATGGAAAAGCAACAGAGGCTGTGTGGTGTGATGCTAGCGTGAAAGACTCACTCATGATGGACTGGTTGGAGTAAGGGTAGCCAACAGAATCAGGCCCAGGAAGGATCCCAGTGCTGGCCAGCTCAGGTGTCCCTCCATTGTGAATCTAGCAACATGACACACATCAGTTACTCAAGCGCAAATCTGTTGAAATCTGATGGGACAACATTTGGTTCTCAAAATCACAGTGACCAACATTCAATGTTTTTGGGTGAAAATGCGTTACAAGATGTTTTTTCTTACGACTAGCTTAGCATAGAGACTACAAGCTGATTAGAGGAGCATACATAATCGACTCTGCATTGATACTGTGTCTGTGACTATAATGATTTTCCCATAATGTGTGTCTTAGGAATAATGTGCTtatcatcaacattttttttaaatgtttctgaACTTTTCAAGTAGGTATGTGTAGCCTGTGTTACCTTCTTTCCCCCAGGAGAGCAGGTGTCCGGTGGAGGGGTACTAGTGATGTTCAATGGGCTCGAGCCACAGCTGGATGGGGAGGAGCCTCGGATCCTGCAATCAAAAACAGTGAATGACTTGTCAACAGTAAGAAAACATGAAAAGGAGGATCAAAAGGGCAAATACAGCTTCTCATACACCACATCACCATTTAATATACTCTTACTTTTGGATCTCCATCACTTCCTCTGCGATCATCCTTCCAATTTTTCCAGCTCCTGCTCTTGTGCCGCCGGGAATGCCAGGCACCGTCTGCAATGCCCGCCTTCCTCCACCTACTAGTCAACAGCAACCCAATAGAGGAGGGTTTTAACAAGTCATGGGTCAGTACTGATTGGCAGGAGCAACCGTTGCCTGTTTATATAATGCCAGACAGCATTTGAAGCTTACCCTCTGAAGGGAGAACACTGTCCATACTCTGTGGGGAGGCAGCAGATTGAGTGTAATCGGATCCTTCCACCACAGGACacctagagagagagagaatcacATGGAAATGATCTGTTTCACAACGAGACTTTCTGACATCCCGTCTAATGTCCTCTGCCACTTACGAGACGACGGTGTTAGTGGAGACAATATATTCCACCTCCTTGGTCCAGGGGTTCATAAAGCTGAACCATCGACTCCTCAGTGTGATGAAAGAACCGTCTTTGATCTTGAATTTGTAAGAGTTGGTGCTAATCTTCTCTCTCATTTGCAGCACTACAACAGTAAACAGAATAAATATATGAAATGATTTGTGGGACTTCAGCTTTCTCTTTGTTGTTTtagttagggcccgaccgattaatcggccaccaattataatcagccgattattggccttcaaacatcggccaattgggccaaattttCCCTGTGAACCATTATAgaagaaaaccgaagtttccgaGGCTGTGAAAGTACctcgaatgcaccattttgcttgcgtagcattagcaacaagcaagtgtgtagcgtatgttattctgtagtccctaagcgtcctttaagttgtttaatgacaccgcagttggcgctaactataaaactaaatacacaacattaatagttacatccactgtatatttaaatacaaaacatgcttcgtttttaaaacaggaagttagtaaatgctaacaggaagttagcatcgggattgtttttctttcaaataacgaatatccacacacaagtattgtgggaacacatacccacagatgatTACCAATGTACATTAATTGGCGTCAGTGTTAGAACTTTGACAGTTGATTTGAGTTCATCAGACTGAGGCCTTTCCAAATACCTTGTCTGTGGCACTCTGCCAGATGGCCGATATCATCCTGGTGGAAATACTCGTAGAAGGAAGTTCCTAGCAGCTCCTGGGGTAGGTAGGCCAGAATGGCTGTTGctctttatattaaaaaaaaaaaaaaagagagagatggtgaaaaaaaaaaaaaaaaagaatatagacTTTATGTAGAACTCACagctcattttaaaatgtatcatCACAAAACAGTAGTAATATCACATGTTTATTGCAAAAAACGGTGCTTTGCactttgtaattaatttattgtttgtatCATTTATAATATTTGTGAATTATAAAATGTTATGCCTTAATTTCTGACTCCATCTTTGGCTCATTTGTTTTCAATTCATGATGTTATTTGTCAAAtgttgcacattaaaaaaaataattgttcaactgaaatttttttttagaggttaCATTAACATTTATTACCACAAACAACAGAACAAAAATACCGAAAATTGGTACCGCTACAGAGAAAGGAACCCATCTTTACTGTTGAACATGCATGCAGGGATAAACTTTCTCAGTAGCCTGCACGACTCATCTTCACTTCCTCAACCAAAGCTTCTGCAGActaatttatatttttgaagaaaaagttgGGGTACATCTTGCAGCACAACCCCAAACAAATGTGGTGACAAATCAAATCTTAAAGCTACTGAACACAGAAAATGTAATTCTActtgctactgccacctgtggccgaaaaatgaaactgcattttcccttcttcaCCTACACAACgcacagatgatgtcacatctgcagacagtgggtgggaaattcgaacccgaatccagtctgaaaactattggccagaggcttggaggagttcccattatgaacagctaagatgttaatctactaattaaaacatgtttcagtcatagatggtcaaataaaaaggctatgtAAAGACAACTTTGGGCAAATTGCTACAAAGTGCTTCTTTAAGATTCCAAAAGTTTGATCTGATGATTTGCATAGTTTTGGCTTACCTCTGGTCAACGAAGACAAatttgccgtcaatggcatGCCGTGAAACATACTCGGTGGGCTTCACCCTGATGTCTGCCAAGCTGGGCTGGGGGACAATATGCGGGTGTAGTCGACCAATGGCTACCAGGCAGCTCAAGTTGCAGCCTTCGTTATCAGGCTCGTTGTCTTCATCAAGACCCATCTTTGTGGGCGGCCAACTTTTTAGGTATCCCGTGCTGTGGATCGTGCAGAAGCTCTTGCGATCAGCTGTGATGGAAATACGGCAGGTTAAATATAAGAAGAAGTAGACAGCAAAATAAACTCATCTTTGGTGTGGTCAAGTATGATGCACAGCTTTTGCCATCACAATTCACTTCGCAACAAGCCATTGACGAACCAATCAATCGTGTGGGTGCTATGACAAACCGAGGACGGATGCGGTGCCGCATCTCGCTGCAAAGCGAGCAAGCTCTGCATTGCACCACGCTGCATCACACTCAAATGTTCAATTCGAGAGCAGCGTCACAAATGAATGCGAATTCAAATCGGAGAAGAGCTGGCGGCGTGATTTCAAAGTGTTCTCAGCCAACCAGCAGGAAAAGCATTCCTGTTTCTTTGTAGTAGGCTGCTTGCTACAAAAGCACATCCAAATTTGCTGCCTTAGATGGCGCACACCAAGAAtaccaagtgcagtgtgaaaaggccgtAAGTGTCTTAAGTGAACCACTACACCGTGTTCCAAATTATGCAAATGGTGCACTTCTCTGAAATTATAGTCTATGCAAATTGCACTAAGCAATCAAGTTATTAACTGTAAGACAATGATTTGAATGTTATTAAACAAACCTccaagttttgtttaaaaataaaaagcactcCAAGTGCAAAATAGTGCATCTATAATAAAAAATCCAGAACTCAAATTGTATGATTTTTTAAAGAACGTATTTGTATGTTTATGCTAGTGCTTtaaataaggatttatttttgatttttttgttgtttttttgagatTGTGGACATGCACCTATGAGGAAAATTTCAGACCTCTCCATAATTTCCAAGTGGGTGGTGAAATCCATATTAACTTCACAATAATGATTCTAATCATTTTTCATTAATTATTAGAGAATGTTGAACACAAAAACAAGCACAGAAAAATACatctatttttattcatttatagtTTAAGAAATAAAGAGACAGAAAATATCTATGCCATGCTGGTCAGATTTGTGCGTCAAATGTGCATAAACTACAAATTGAGCTAGTCAGTGTAGCTCACCACCTTTGCAGTTTCATGGTACTAAATGCTAAAGTACATTACACTGGGTTAATCATTGACAGTTTGCAATTACTGTACTATCGGCAAAAAGTAGTCATATGCAatgctataaaaaacaaaacaaaacattgcattACGATGAGGGTTTCCATGTAACACTGCACTACATTTCTTTTATATTTGTATCTTTTcagaaattgatggatggataataaaatAGATATACGCTTAAGAGGGCAACTTCCTTTGTTGCGTAATGCCAGGTGTGAGTGAAGTGTGGCCATAACAAGGATGTAGccttttaaaaatagaaaagggACATAGAGAACAGTTTTCGTAAGGTGGCAGCTCAAGTTCCTGCATATCAAAATTACGATGACAAAGGAAAAAGATTGATTGGAAATAACATGTTGAGTATATGGAATTGACTGCAAAACACTACCTTTTTTCTTTGAGCAGGTTGAGGGAAAGTCTTTATCCTCGACTTTGACAGATGGCCTGTTGCACTTCATTCTACAGAAAAATGACCGTCTGGCACCGGAACAAAGTCTAGACGGTCCTGGCGTGATGTCTGTTTTCACCGGAAGACCAgctgcaatacaaaaaaataaaaataattaaaaaaaatattattttttttttaaagtttagaaACTAAAAGCCAGATGagcattaaacatttttttgatgcTACAGCAAACAAAATTATTGtccatatacacatatatcctcctgactaccaggaaaacaaatattgtccaatcatgtttattttgatattccgcaatctttgtgaagtaacagGAGAACAACAGGAGCTTTTTCAatgtcaaaaat from Festucalex cinctus isolate MCC-2025b chromosome 3, RoL_Fcin_1.0, whole genome shotgun sequence harbors:
- the bmal1a gene encoding basic helix-loop-helix ARNT like 1a isoform X2, encoding MEGDDFNTEAVMNICDDLMADQRMDISSTMTDFMSPSSTDLISSSISTPGMDYTRKRKGSTTEYQIDGFSFDDMDPDKDKLGSDQPGRIKNAREAHSQIEKRRRDKMNSFIDELAALVPTCNAMSRKLDKLTVLRMAVQHMKTLRGAANPYTEANYKPSFLSDDELKHLILRAADGFLFVVGCDRGKILFVSESVYKILNYSQNDLIGQSLFDYLHPKDIAKVKEQLSSSDTAPRERLIDAKTGLPVKTDITPGPSRLCSGARRSFFCRMKCNRPSVKVEDKDFPSTCSKKKADRKSFCTIHSTGYLKSWPPTKMGLDEDNEPDNEGCNLSCLVAIGRLHPHIVPQPSLADIRVKPTEYVSRHAIDGKFVFVDQRATAILAYLPQELLGTSFYEYFHQDDIGHLAECHRQVLQMREKISTNSYKFKIKDGSFITLRSRWFSFMNPWTKEVEYIVSTNTVVSCPVVEGSDYTQSAASPQSMDSVLPSEGGGRRALQTVPGIPGGTRAGAGKIGRMIAEEVMEIQKIRGSSPSSCGSSPLNITSTPPPDTCSPGGKKIHNGGTPELASTGILPGPDSVGYPYSNQSIMSDNSHLSIDIMDEPGSSSPSNDEAAMAVIMSLLEADAGLGGPVDFSDLPWPL
- the bmal1a gene encoding basic helix-loop-helix ARNT like 1a isoform X1, yielding MEGDDFNTEAVMNICDDLMADQRMDISSTMTDFMSPSSTDLISSSISTPGMDYTRKRKGSTTEYQIDGFSFDDMDPDKDKLGSDQPGRIKNAREAHSQIEKRRRDKMNSFIDELAALVPTCNAMSRKLDKLTVLRMAVQHMKTLRGAANPYTEANYKPSFLSDDELKHLILRAADGFLFVVGCDRGKILFVSESVYKILNYSQNDLIGQSLFDYLHPKDIAKVKEQLSSSDTAPRERLIDAKTGLPVKTDITPGPSRLCSGARRSFFCRMKCNRPSVKVEDKDFPSTCSKKKADRKSFCTIHSTGYLKSWPPTKMGLDEDNEPDNEGCNLSCLVAIGRLHPHIVPQPSLADIRVKPTEYVSRHAIDGKFVFVDQRATAILAYLPQELLGTSFYEYFHQDDIGHLAECHRQVLQMREKISTNSYKFKIKDGSFITLRSRWFSFMNPWTKEVEYIVSTNTVVSCPVVEGSDYTQSAASPQSMDSVLPSEVGGGRRALQTVPGIPGGTRAGAGKIGRMIAEEVMEIQKIRGSSPSSCGSSPLNITSTPPPDTCSPGGKKIHNGGTPELASTGILPGPDSVGYPYSNQSIMSDNSHLSIDIMDEPGSSSPSNDEAAMAVIMSLLEADAGLGGPVDFSDLPWPL